Part of the Petrotoga olearia DSM 13574 genome, GCCTTCTTCCCAACCATCTGGTTTTTCCGGCTTTACCGTAAACTTCGTTGGAATGGTCTTCGTTGCTTACTACACCAATGGTGGCCATGCAACTTAAGCGAACCCTTCTCAACTCAGTAGAAGGCATTTTTAAAAGTGCATATTTACCTTCTTTAGCCATTAACTGAGCATAAGTTCCTGCGGATTTTGCTATTTTTCCACCTCTGCCTGGTTCAAATTCTATGTTGTGTACTAGCGTTCCTAAAGGAATATTCTCCAAAGGTAGGCAATTACCAACTTTGATTTCAGCATTTGCACCACTCATTACAGTTTCTCCAACTTTTAATCCCTTGGGAGCTAATATATACCTTTTTTCTCCATCTGCGTATACTAATAGAGCTATCCTTGCGCTTCTGTTAGGATCGTACTCTATTGAGGCAACTTTTGCGGGGATATTTACTTTATTTCTTTTAAAGTCGATTACTCTGTATTTTCTTTTATGCCCACCACCACGATGCCTCATTGTAACTCGACCATAGTGGTTCCTTCCACCTGTTTTTTTCAATGGTTCCAGTAAACTCTTTTCAGGTTTTACTTTTGATAATTCAGAAAAATCTGAAGTCGTCATATATCTTCGTGAAGGTGTTACGGGCTTGTATTGTTTTAACGCCATTATTTATTCACCTCTCCTACAAACTGCCTTGCAATTCTCTTATAACGTAACCTTCTCCTAATTTAACTATTGCTTTTTTCCATCCTCTGGTATACCCTTCACTTCTTCCCAATCTTTTTGGTTTGGGTTTCATATTCATTACGTACACTTTTTCTACTTTGACTTTGAATATTGTTTCGATGGCTTCCTTTATTTCTGGTTTAGTAGCATTTTTTACAACTTCAAATGTGTATTTTCGTTCTTGCATAAGAGAATAGGTTTTTTCTGTTAAGATCGGCCTAATAATAATATCGTAAGCTTTTTGAAGCTCCATCAGCCGATCACCTCCTCGATTTTATTAACCATTTCCTTGGTAAGCACAATTTTTTCATTGTTTATTAAATCGAATACATTTAAACCGTCCACATTCTTTTTATTTTGACCAGGGTTATCCGCTATAATTACTT contains:
- the rplW gene encoding 50S ribosomal protein L23, with amino-acid sequence MELQKAYDIIIRPILTEKTYSLMQERKYTFEVVKNATKPEIKEAIETIFKVKVEKVYVMNMKPKPKRLGRSEGYTRGWKKAIVKLGEGYVIRELQGSL
- the rplB gene encoding 50S ribosomal protein L2; its protein translation is MALKQYKPVTPSRRYMTTSDFSELSKVKPEKSLLEPLKKTGGRNHYGRVTMRHRGGGHKRKYRVIDFKRNKVNIPAKVASIEYDPNRSARIALLVYADGEKRYILAPKGLKVGETVMSGANAEIKVGNCLPLENIPLGTLVHNIEFEPGRGGKIAKSAGTYAQLMAKEGKYALLKMPSTELRRVRLSCMATIGVVSNEDHSNEVYGKAGKTRWLGRRPKVRGMVQNPVDHPMGGGEGRSKGHIPKSPWGTPAKGYKTRRGKKQSDKFIVRRRVK